The DNA window CGGTCGCATGTCGCTCCCGTGCTCGCCGATATGTCTCGATCACCGTGTGCTTCCCGCTCCACAGGCTGCGTCCCGTGGCTCTCCCCGCATCCCATGGCGCGGGTTCGAGCGCCGGCACGTACAGCCCTCGGATCAGGAGGAACCGCCCTGTCCACAATGTAAACGTGAGCAGAGTGAGCACGCAAGCCCCACGAACAGCGCCCCCGCGGACACCAGGGTCCGCGAGGGCGCTTCCATCTACTTCGTGAGCGTGATGCGGTTACTCTCCGCGCTCACGGCCCCCCGTTCACGGCTGCCGGTACGTTCTTACGTTCTCGTCGAGCGTGCGGTACCGTTCGCGCAGCTGCGTCTCGCGGCTGACCAGCTGCACCTCCTGCCCGCGGATGATCACGTGCTCCACGCGGGTGAGAAGCTCGAAGGGGTCGCCGCTCCACACGACCACGTTCGCCACCTTCCCCGCCTCCAGCGAGCCGTACCGGTCCGCCACGCCCCAGATCTGCGCCGGATACAGAGTCACGGCACGGAACGCCTCCGCCCACGGAAGGCCGTACGCCACCGCGTTCCCGGCCTCCTGGCGGATGGTGTACGCCCGCCACGTTTCGCCGCTGGTGAGCGCCACCTGCACTCCCGCCCGGCGCAGGCGCGCGGCGTTCTCGTAGGTGGCGCCCAGCGACTCGAAGCTCCCGGGAAGGTTGTTGAGCACCTTCACCAGCACCGGCACGCGCGCCCGCGCCAGCTCGTCGGCCACCATCCACGCCTCGGTGCCGCCCGTGATGATCAGCCGCAGGTCGTACTCGCGCGCAATGCGCAGCGCGAGCTGGATGTCGCTGGCGCGGTGCGCCTCCACCACCAGCGGCTCCCGCCCCGCGAGCACCGGCTGCAGCGCCTCCATGTCCAGGCGGCTCACCGAGAACTCGCGCGTTTCGCCCCGCTCGAAGCTCTGGCGGTTGCGCGCGTAGGCCCGGGCATCTTCCAGCACCTCGCGCAGCCGCATGGAGATGGCGGCGCGGGGCCCACCCACCGCACCCCGGGCGTTCTCGCTCAGGCTGGCGTACATTCCGATGGGCGAAACTACCGTCATGTCTTCCACGCGGTTGCCCGCCAGGTCGATCATGGCGCCCTGCCCGGAGATCAGGCTTCCCGACGGCCGCGTGATCGCCGTGGTGACGCCCATGATCCGCACGATGGGAATCACCATGCTCCGCGGGTTCAGTCCCTCGGTCACGGTGAAGGCGGCCTGCACCTGGTCGTCGCTGTCGCGGCGCGAGGTGACGTCCTGGATTTCCGCGTCGTTGCTCTCGGCGATGGAGCTGACCTCGCCGATCCCCATGGTGGTGCTGCTCTCGATGAGCCCCGGCGTCACCCACTTGCCCGTGGCGTCGATCCGGCGCGCGCCCGCGGGAATGGCGACGTTGGCGCCCACGGCGGTGATCCGCCCGTCCTGGATGACCACGGTGCCGCCGCGGATGGGCGTTCCGTCGGCCGTGTACACGTCGCCGCCCACGATGGCGATGGCCTGTGCCGCGGCCGGGGCGGCGGCGAAGCAGAGCGCCGCCGCGGAGAGAAGAATGCGGTTCATCGTACGGCCTCCGCGGGGAAGAGCCCAACCTCGAAGTCGGTGCGGGGCTGGCGGTTGGGGTTCATTCGGTCGTACAGCAGGGCGCCGTCGATGAACACCTGGTCCGCCCGCGCGTAGACGCTGAACGGGTTGTGGCTCCAGATCACCACGTCGGCCTGCTTTCCCGCCTCCAGCGTGCCCACCTGCTGGTGGATGCCGAGCGCCCACGCGGCGTTGGCCGTGATCCAGCGCAGCGCGTCGTTCTCGCTGATCTCGATCCCCATCTCGCGGCCGGCCTCGAGCGCCTTTGCCGCCTCCTGGTTCAGCTTCTGGATCCCCGTGGGGTCGTCGGAGTGGACGATGGCGATGCCGCCCGCCTGGTGCAGCATGGCGACGTTGGCGCGCGTGAAGTCCAGCGCCTCCATCTTGAAGCCGCCCCAGTCTGCCCACAGCGAGCCGCTGATGCTGTCGCGCGCCATCAGGTCGCGCACCTTGTACGCCTCCACCCCGTGATGGAAGGAGCGGATGCGGTAGCCGAACTCGCGCGCGATGTCGATCATCTGCGCCATCTCGTCGCCGCGGTAGCAGTGGTTGTGCACCAGGATCTCTCCCCGCAGCACCCCCGCCAGCGTTTCCAGCTCCAGGTCGCGCGTCGGGGCGCTTCCGCCGCCGCCACCGCTGCCGGAGTTCCCGCCGCTCGCGGAGCTCCCGCCCCCGTTGCCAGCCGCGTCCATGCGACGCCTGTAGTCCTGCGCGCGGATCCACGCGCTCCGGAAGCCCGCGACGTTGCCCATGCGGGTGGCCGGGCCGCCGCGTTGCCCGTAGACGCGCTTGGGATTTTCGCCGCACGCCATCTTCAGCCCGTACGGCGCGCCGGGAAACTTCATTCCCTGCGCGGTACGGCTGGGCACGTTCTTCAGCGTTACGCTGCGCCCGCCGAAGAGGTTGGCGCTGCCGGGAAGGATCTGCATGGAGGTGACGCCGCCCTCCAGCGCGCGGGTGAAGCCGGGGTCGTGCGGCCACACCGAGTGCTCGGCCCACACCTCGGCGGTGTTGGGGCTGGTGGCCTCGTTGCCGTCGCTGTGCGCCTGCACGCCGGGGCTGGCGTACACGCCCAGGTGCGAGTGGGTATCGATGACCCCGGGCGTCACGAACCGGCCCGTGGCGTCCAGCACCACCGCCTCGGCCGGCGCCTGCAGGGCGGTGCCCACGGCGGCGATGCGCCCATCCACCATCAGCACTTCGCCGTTGGGGATGACCTGCCCGGCGGCCGTCATCACCGTGCCGCCCCGGATCAGCGTGGGCCGGGAGGCCAGGGGGCGGTAGGTGGACGGGAAGGGATCACTGGACTGCCGCTGCGCCGCGTCGGGCGCGGGCCCCTGCGCGGGGCGCGCGGCCGTGCCTCGCGCGCAGCCGGCCAGGGCCGCCAGCGCGAGCGCCGACAACACACGCTTCATCTGGGCTTCTCCGTTCGATGGAAGGAGGCGCGGCACACGTTCATGTTTTTTAGCACGGCAAAAGCCGATCGTGGGCCGCGGGAACGTCCCGGCCATTGTAGGCCCGCCGGGGCAGAGCCGGCAAGGGCGCCAAGCTACGGGGCTTGCCAGGACCGGGGGCACGGGATATCGTCCCGCTACTCTGGTTGATAATGATTCTCAATCCGCTGCTCGCCTACTCGTGGGCGAGTGGCAGACTTGTACGTCGTACGAACTCGAAGGCGGCTCTCGCGATGCGGCAGTTTCGAAACGTGATCTTCTGGGCCCACCTGCTCACGGCCATCCCCGCCGCCCTCGTGGTGCTGGTGATGTCCGTCACGGGAGTGCTGCTGACCTACCAGCGGGAGCTGACTGCCTGGGCCGATATCCGCGGGCTGAACGGGTCGCCCCCGGCGGCGGGTGCCGCGCGCCTGCCGGCGGACGTGCTGATGCAGCGGGTCACGGCGGCGGAGAAGGGAAAGCCCACCACCCTGCGCTGGCACGCGGGCCCCGAGCGTCCCGTGGAGGTGGCGTTCGGCCGCGAGAAGACGGTCTTCGTGAACGCGTACACGGGGCAGGTGCTGAGCGCCGGCTCGCGCGGCGTCCGCGGCTTCTTCCGCACCGTCGTGGCGTGGCACCGCTGGCTGGGCGCGCAGGGCGAGGGGCCGGCGCGCGACCGTGGCAAGGCCGTGACGGGCGCCGCCAACCTCATGTTCCTCTTCCTCGTGGTCAGCGGCTTCTACCTCTGGTGGCCGCGCAACTGGAACGCGACCGCGCTGCGCAACGTGCTGGTGTTCCGGCGCGGGCTGCCGGGCAAGGCGCGCGACTTCAACTGGCACAACGTCATCGGGTTCTGGTCTGCCGTGCCGCTGTTCCTGATCGTCCTTTCCGGCGTGGTCATCTCGTACCGCTGGGCGGGCGACCTGGTGTACCGCGCCGTGGGCGAGGCGCCCCCGCCCCCCACGGGCGGCGGTGCGTCGGCTGGCGCCCGCGGCGGCAAAGGCGATGCCCCCACCCTGACGGGGATGGAGGCGCTGCGCGTCCGTGTCGAGCGGCAGGTGGACGGCTGGCGCAGCATCACCCTGCAGATCCCTTCGGAGGCCGATAAGCCCGTCGCGTTCACCATCGACCGCGGCGACGGCGGGCAGCCGCAGAAGCGTGCGAGCCTGTCGCTCTCCGCCACGGGCGAGGTGGAGAAGTGGGAGCCCTTCGCCGCGAGCACCCGGGGGCGCCAGGTGCGCAGCTTCCTTCGCTTCGCCCACACGGGCGAGGTGGCGGGGCTTGCGGGACAGACGGTGGCCGGGCTGGTGTCGCTGGGTGCCGCGCTGCTGGTGTGGACGGGCCTTTCCCTCTCGCTCCGCCGCTTCCGCGCCTGGCGCGGCCGCCGGCGCGAGCGCCCCGTGCCCGGCCCGGACTCGCCCGGAGACAGCGCCCGTCCCCGTGGGAGGACGCCCCGGGCGCTGATACAGGTGCAGGAGCCGGAAACATCCGCGTAGTTCCTAAGTTTTTGCGAATCATCGACTTGGCATCTGCATTGCCCTCTGTGGCACCCGAGATTCGGACGCACGACACCGAACATTGGAGCCAAGCAGATGAAGACGATGAAATTTTCCCTTCCCCTCACGTTGGCGCTCGCCGCCGTCCTTTCGGCCTCGCCGGCGGACGCGCAGAAGGGCGGGAACGGCAACGGACGCGGGCAGGGCCAGGAGCAGCGCGACCGTGATCGCGACCGTGACGACGACGACCGGTATGATCGCGACGACGACCGTGACGAGCGCCGGGCGCGCGACCGCCGGGACACCCGCGACGAGCCGCGCTTCGAGCGCCGCAGCGATCGCAGGGTGCCGCCGGGCTGGTGCCAGGGCCGCGGCAACCCGCACAACACGGCCGCCAACTGCCGGTACAACAGCGGTTCGTCGGCTTGGGAGCGGTTGGACAGCCGCACCGGGCGGTACGAGACGCGCGACCAGTACGAGCGCCGCACGCGCGACAGCCGCTACGGCGGCACCAGCGGCTCGTATGAAGAGGCGCACCGCGAATTCCACTACTCGCACGACCGCCAGTGCCGCGAGCGCGCCTCGCAGCGTCCGCTGGACATCCGCTGGCAGGTGCAGGTTCGCAGCGAGTGCAAGGCCGCCCACGACGAGTTCCACCGCCGCTGGGGCACGGCGCACCGGTAACGGCAGTGTGAAAGTCCCTGATTGAAGACAGTTTCACGCAGAGGACGCGGAGGGAACGGAGAGGACGCAGAGGGCAGCTACGGCCCCTCTGCGTCCTCTCTGTCTTCTCTGCGCCCTCTTCGTGAAACTGTTTCTTGTTCGTTTCAATCCCGGGCCAAGTCGGGCGACGGGTTGGTTGCCTGCGCGTTTAAACGGTATTATATTACGACTTATCTCGGCTTAACGCCATTAATCGATAATATGATACCAGTTATTCTGCAGACCCCAGCCGAGGTCGCCCTGACGGTGGCCGCACGCGCTCGGGCACTCCGGCTGGCGCGCGGCTGGACGCAGCAGGAGTTGGCGGAGCGGGCCGGCGTGGCGGTAGACACGCTGCGCCGGTTCGAGCGCACGGGCAAGATCGCGCTCGAGCGCCTGCTGATGATCGCCAAGGTGCTCGACGCCACCGAGCCGTTCGGCGCGTTGTTCGCCCCGCCACCCGCGCGGACGCTCGCGGAGCTGGAGCGCGCGTCGGGTCCGGGGCGGGTACGTGCCCGCAAGCCGCGGAGGCCCACGTGACCGCGCTGGAGGTGCGCCTGGCCGACGCCCGCGACGTACGCGTGGGCCGGCTGGTACCGCACGGCCGCGTTGTGGCGTTCGAGTACGAGCCCGCCTTCCTGGAAACCGGGCTCCAGCTTTCCCCGCTGCACCTGCCGTTGCGCCCGGGCGTCTTCGAGGCGCCGGCCACGCCGTTCTCCGGCCTTCACGGCGTCTTCAACGACTCGCTTCCTGACGGGTGGGGCCTGCTGCTGATGGACCGCGCTTTCCGCCAGCGCGGGATCACCCGCGAAGCCATCACCGCCGCCGACCGCCTGAGCTACCTGGGCCGCCGCGGGATGGGCGCGCTGACGTACCATCCCGAAACCGGCCCGGATGACGACGGCCGTGCGGTGGACCTGGCCGAGCTTGCCGCGCAGTCGGAGCGGCTGCTGGAGGGAAGCGGCGAAGAGGTGCTTCCCGAACTGATGCGCGCGGGCGGCTCGCCCGGCGGTGCGCGCCCCAAGGTGGTGGTCGCCTACCGCGAGCGCGACGGGTCCATCGTGTCGGGAAGTGACGAGGTGCCGGAAGGCTGCCGCGCGTACATCGTGAAGTTCGGCTCGCGCGAGGATCCGCCCGACGCCGGCGCCATCGAGCTCGCCTACGCCGCCATGGCGCGGGCCGCGGGCATCGACGTGCCGCCGGCTCGCCTGTTCGAAACGCGCGATGGAGGGCGGTTCTTCGGCGCCGAGCGTTTCGACCGGCCGGATGGCGAGCGGCGGCACGTCCATACGCTCGCCGGCCTGCTGAACGCCGACTACCGCCTCCCCAGTTTGGACTACGAGGGCTACCTGCGCACTGCGTGGGCGCTGACGAACAGCCACGGAGCCGTGAAGGCGGCGTTCCGGCGGATGGTGTTCAACGTGCTGGCCCACAACCGCGACGACCACGCGAAGAACTTCGCCTTCCTCATGCAGCCGGATGGAACGTGGGAGCTGACGCCGGCCTACGACCTCACCTTCAGCGGCGGACCGGGCGGGGAGCATACGATGGCGGTCGCGGGCGAAGGCCGCGCGCCGGGAGCCCGCGAGTTCGAGCAGGTCGCCGCCCGCATGAGCATCCCGCCGCGCGAATCGAAGCAGATCCAGGATGAAGTCGCGGCCGCGGTCGCGGAGTGGCCGCGCTTCGCGGGCGAGGCGGGAGTCAGTCGCCCGTGGATCAAACGCATCCAGGAGCGGCTGAAAACCATCAGCGCCAACACCAATGCTGAGGTGACTCCCTCCAAAACAGTTTCACGCAGAGGACGCAGAGGAAAATGAGAGGACGCAGAGGCAGCACCGGCCCCTCTGCGTCCTCTCTGTCTTCTCTGCGCCCTCTGCGTGAAACTGAAGTTCGTTCGTTTCACTCCGAGGCCAGCAGGGGAGCCAGCCACTGCCCGGTCACGCTCTCCGTCACCGCGGCGATCTCCTCCGGGCGGCCCATCGCCACCACGTGCCCGCCGTCCGGACCCGCGCCGGGGCCCAGGTCCACGATCCAGTCCGCCGTCTTGATCACGTCCAGGTTGTGCTCGATCAGGATGACCGTGTGCCCCGCGTCGGCCAGGTCGCCGAGCACGCGCAGCAGCTTGCGAATGTCGTCCATGTGAAGCCCGGTGGTGGGCTCGTCCATGATGTACAGCTTGCGCCCGCCTCGCCGCGCGCCCATCGCCAACTCGCGCGCCACCTTGATGCGCTGCGCCTCGCCCCCGGAAAGCGTGGGCGCGGGCTGCCCCAGCCGCAGGTATCCCAGCCCCACCTGCTGAAGGTGCCAGAGGATTTCGCCCAGCCGGTCTTCGTGCAGGAAGAAGCGGATGGCCTCGTCCACCGTCATCTCCAGCACGTCGCGGATGGACCGGCCGCGGTACTTCACCTCCAGCACCTCGGCCTTGAACCTCGCGCCGCCGCAGATTTCGCAGGGAACGAAGACGTCGGCCATGAACACCATCTCCACCTGCACCTGCCCCTCGCCCTTGCACGCCTCGCAGCGCCCGCCCGCCACGTTGAACGAAAAGTGCCCGGGCCCGAACCCCAGCCGCTTCGCGTCAGGCAGGCTGGAGAAGATGCGGCGCACCTCGTCGTACGCCTTGATGTAGGTGACGGGGTTGGAGCGCGGCGTGCGGCCGATGGGTGACTGGTCCACCAGCACCACTTCGCGCAGCGTGCCCACGCCCTGCAGCCGCTCGTATCCGCCCACCGTCTCGCCCAAGTGCCGCTTGGCGCTCGTCTCCCCGCCGGACAGCTCCCGTTCCACCGCGCGAAAGAGAACGTCGTGCACCAGCGTGCTCTTTCCCGATCCCGACACCCCCGTCACCACGGTGATGGCGCCCAGGGGAAAGACGGCCGCGTCGCCCTTCAGGTTGTGTTCGCGCGCCCCCTCCAGCCGCAGCCGCAGCCCATCCACCGGCCGCCGGCGCGCGGGGATGGCGATGCTTTCCCGACCGGAGAGGTAGCGGCCCGTCAGCGTGTCGGCCGCCATCAGCTGCTCCAGCGTGCCCTGGAACATCAGCTCGCCGCCCAGCTCGCCGCTCCCCGGCCCCAGCTCCACCAGCCAGTCCGCCAGCCGCATGGCCTCGGGGTCGTGCTCCACCACGATGACGGTGTTGCCATGTTCGCGCAGCCGCACCAGCAGGCGAAGCAGCCGGTCGTTGTCCGCCGGGTGAAGGCCGACCGTGGGCTCGTCGAGCACGT is part of the Longimicrobium sp. genome and encodes:
- a CDS encoding PepSY-associated TM helix domain-containing protein, encoding MRQFRNVIFWAHLLTAIPAALVVLVMSVTGVLLTYQRELTAWADIRGLNGSPPAAGAARLPADVLMQRVTAAEKGKPTTLRWHAGPERPVEVAFGREKTVFVNAYTGQVLSAGSRGVRGFFRTVVAWHRWLGAQGEGPARDRGKAVTGAANLMFLFLVVSGFYLWWPRNWNATALRNVLVFRRGLPGKARDFNWHNVIGFWSAVPLFLIVLSGVVISYRWAGDLVYRAVGEAPPPPTGGGASAGARGGKGDAPTLTGMEALRVRVERQVDGWRSITLQIPSEADKPVAFTIDRGDGGQPQKRASLSLSATGEVEKWEPFAASTRGRQVRSFLRFAHTGEVAGLAGQTVAGLVSLGAALLVWTGLSLSLRRFRAWRGRRRERPVPGPDSPGDSARPRGRTPRALIQVQEPETSA
- a CDS encoding amidohydrolase family protein; this encodes MNRILLSAAALCFAAAPAAAQAIAIVGGDVYTADGTPIRGGTVVIQDGRITAVGANVAIPAGARRIDATGKWVTPGLIESSTTMGIGEVSSIAESNDAEIQDVTSRRDSDDQVQAAFTVTEGLNPRSMVIPIVRIMGVTTAITRPSGSLISGQGAMIDLAGNRVEDMTVVSPIGMYASLSENARGAVGGPRAAISMRLREVLEDARAYARNRQSFERGETREFSVSRLDMEALQPVLAGREPLVVEAHRASDIQLALRIAREYDLRLIITGGTEAWMVADELARARVPVLVKVLNNLPGSFESLGATYENAARLRRAGVQVALTSGETWRAYTIRQEAGNAVAYGLPWAEAFRAVTLYPAQIWGVADRYGSLEAGKVANVVVWSGDPFELLTRVEHVIIRGQEVQLVSRETQLRERYRTLDENVRTYRQP
- a CDS encoding type II toxin-antitoxin system HipA family toxin, coding for MTALEVRLADARDVRVGRLVPHGRVVAFEYEPAFLETGLQLSPLHLPLRPGVFEAPATPFSGLHGVFNDSLPDGWGLLLMDRAFRQRGITREAITAADRLSYLGRRGMGALTYHPETGPDDDGRAVDLAELAAQSERLLEGSGEEVLPELMRAGGSPGGARPKVVVAYRERDGSIVSGSDEVPEGCRAYIVKFGSREDPPDAGAIELAYAAMARAAGIDVPPARLFETRDGGRFFGAERFDRPDGERRHVHTLAGLLNADYRLPSLDYEGYLRTAWALTNSHGAVKAAFRRMVFNVLAHNRDDHAKNFAFLMQPDGTWELTPAYDLTFSGGPGGEHTMAVAGEGRAPGAREFEQVAARMSIPPRESKQIQDEVAAAVAEWPRFAGEAGVSRPWIKRIQERLKTISANTNAEVTPSKTVSRRGRRGK
- a CDS encoding amidohydrolase, whose amino-acid sequence is MKRVLSALALAALAGCARGTAARPAQGPAPDAAQRQSSDPFPSTYRPLASRPTLIRGGTVMTAAGQVIPNGEVLMVDGRIAAVGTALQAPAEAVVLDATGRFVTPGVIDTHSHLGVYASPGVQAHSDGNEATSPNTAEVWAEHSVWPHDPGFTRALEGGVTSMQILPGSANLFGGRSVTLKNVPSRTAQGMKFPGAPYGLKMACGENPKRVYGQRGGPATRMGNVAGFRSAWIRAQDYRRRMDAAGNGGGSSASGGNSGSGGGGGSAPTRDLELETLAGVLRGEILVHNHCYRGDEMAQMIDIAREFGYRIRSFHHGVEAYKVRDLMARDSISGSLWADWGGFKMEALDFTRANVAMLHQAGGIAIVHSDDPTGIQKLNQEAAKALEAGREMGIEISENDALRWITANAAWALGIHQQVGTLEAGKQADVVIWSHNPFSVYARADQVFIDGALLYDRMNPNRQPRTDFEVGLFPAEAVR
- a CDS encoding helix-turn-helix transcriptional regulator; the encoded protein is MIPVILQTPAEVALTVAARARALRLARGWTQQELAERAGVAVDTLRRFERTGKIALERLLMIAKVLDATEPFGALFAPPPARTLAELERASGPGRVRARKPRRPT